AGGTCCACAAGAATTGGTTtaatttgaatatatacttttgaaataaagaaaaaaattaaaaagaaaaaaaataatataaatcttcaaaatataatatatatattatatatatatatatatatatattttatttttgtcGCATATAATGTTtgatatgtatatattaatttatacCTCTACTTAAGTAACacatattaatacatatattttatataatattacatatttcatttttttttacaacttgtaataacatatttctctttatgcatacatattatcaaatttgacatttgttttttttttttttttttttttttttttctttacacaaaaattaaaaattttggaaaattataaaataatatattttatataatgttaaaattttctttttctttttttccttggttgtttatttatccgttttattttttattttttatttttatttttatggagggattttattaaatttcaaatttttccttttttatcaaataaaaaataaacaaaataaaacaaaataaataaaacaagaagaaaaaaaataaataaataaaataaaataaaatgaaatgaaataaaataaaatgcATAATTGATAtttagttttttttttttttttactttaaTTAAAAGTgcaaaaaataataatataataataaccatatatattaaaataaaatatatatatgtatatatattatattacaaagtaaaatataaacatatatacatatatatacatatatatatatatatatatatgtaacatttgtttatatatgcTTTTATTTTCTCCATTGTTTTGTTACCTGATATTAACTATCATAACACACACAGTAgacatattttttatttcttatttcttatttcttattttttatttttattttttatttttatttttatttcttattttttatttttattttttatttttatttcttattttttatttctattttttattttttatttattatttttattttatttttttttttacaatgAAAACGGAAcaggaaaaaaaagatataaatatgaaatacGCAAATTACTTGAAATTGAATGAAGATGCTAAACAATGgatatataacaaaatagataaaaatgaaatattttgtataaaaGGACAATATGAATCATTTGTTAAGAATTATGAAGATAGAAAAAAGGATGTTAGTAATAAgtataatgtaaataaatatttaaatttaatgaatagtttttttttattatgtcTTATAATATTGGACCTTTTTATTAACCTATTTAAAGTTACTATAAAGAAtcttaaatatttttttaaaaatcctgtatattttatatatacctgtaaatgttttataaaaagtaCTACATCTAATTTCTTCAAATttatacaattatataaacatcTCATTCTAAAGAcattcttatttttat
Above is a genomic segment from Plasmodium reichenowi strain SY57 chromosome 9, whole genome shotgun sequence containing:
- a CDS encoding hypothetical protein (conserved Plasmodium protein, unknown function): MKTEQEKKDINMKYANYLKLNEDAKQWIYNKIDKNEIFCIKGQYESFVKNYEDRKKDVSNKYNVNKYLNLMNSFFLLCLIILDLFINLFKVTIKNLKYFFKNPVYFIYTCKCFIKSTTSNFFKFIQLYKHLILKTFLFLLKEKKKIAKEIKDLFSFCFKVLYFYVYKYIQSLYQYLYIKYCELFKPTKNFKVAFT